In Persicimonas caeni, a single window of DNA contains:
- a CDS encoding lipopolysaccharide biosynthesis protein has protein sequence MSKNETKTDAPESSVDEAAETAKKTGRGFLVITGAKMWFMVTGAVIQLGLPIFLGSPEQFGVFKIVTEAISLINMVMITGTLQAVSKLVSEQPHAAKRVVNQALKLQLFLGLPIAAVYALGSPWIAEQFNDPTLTNLIRLSSLIIAFYAFYAIFVGYLNGVKEFVRQASLDITFATLKMVGIVGLVLLGFGVGGAVAGFVGAAGIICLISGVWVFRIMRTHADRFPAKDEDEDAPKEALKRLLGYLVLIMVYTFALNGLMRADLFVLKSVTSEVPAHLSGAEGLFNLISSKFAGFYGAVLNIARIPYQGVIAVTFVIFPLISESTFKKDRSKTQAYIKDTFRYCLLLIAGVGGLLALNADSIIAGLYSSEYGAAASALAILSVSIIFFALYYVATTIIIGAGRPSVAVVIMAISLAMSAGLNYWFVNEVHDETVAQLDWTPLESQEAATAQGAVQNAIAVAQNRVDLAGPYLLEGANYMESAAVATTIAMFVGFLLSLLWLWKNYGAAAPPMTVVRILAALGALYGVDYLVQLPTAWVAEYGKIGYLGIVAGKMAAMGLLFLVVLFVLREFGEKDLNRVKAVIGKK, from the coding sequence ATGTCCAAAAACGAAACGAAGACCGACGCCCCCGAATCGAGCGTCGATGAAGCGGCCGAAACAGCCAAAAAGACCGGCCGCGGCTTTCTGGTGATCACCGGCGCCAAGATGTGGTTCATGGTCACCGGCGCGGTGATCCAGCTCGGCCTGCCCATCTTTTTGGGCTCGCCGGAGCAATTCGGCGTCTTCAAGATCGTGACCGAGGCGATCAGCCTCATCAATATGGTCATGATCACGGGCACGCTGCAGGCGGTGAGCAAGCTGGTGAGCGAGCAGCCGCACGCGGCCAAGCGCGTGGTCAACCAGGCGCTCAAGCTGCAGCTCTTTTTGGGGCTGCCCATCGCCGCCGTGTACGCCCTCGGAAGCCCCTGGATCGCCGAGCAGTTCAACGACCCGACGCTGACGAACCTGATACGCCTCTCCAGCCTGATCATCGCGTTCTATGCGTTCTACGCGATCTTTGTGGGCTACCTGAACGGGGTCAAAGAGTTCGTGCGCCAGGCGAGCCTGGATATTACGTTCGCGACGCTCAAGATGGTGGGCATCGTCGGGCTTGTCTTGCTGGGCTTCGGCGTCGGCGGCGCGGTCGCAGGCTTTGTGGGCGCGGCGGGCATCATCTGCCTAATCTCGGGCGTGTGGGTCTTTCGGATCATGCGCACCCACGCCGACCGGTTTCCGGCCAAGGACGAGGACGAAGACGCCCCCAAAGAGGCGCTCAAGCGCCTGCTCGGCTACCTCGTGCTCATCATGGTCTACACCTTCGCCCTCAACGGGCTGATGCGCGCCGACCTGTTCGTCCTCAAGAGCGTGACCTCGGAGGTCCCCGCGCACCTGTCGGGCGCCGAAGGTCTGTTCAACCTGATCAGCTCGAAATTCGCCGGCTTCTACGGGGCGGTCCTGAACATCGCGCGCATCCCCTACCAGGGGGTCATCGCGGTGACGTTCGTCATCTTCCCGCTCATCAGCGAATCGACGTTCAAAAAAGACCGCAGCAAGACGCAGGCCTATATCAAGGACACGTTCCGCTACTGCCTGCTCCTCATCGCCGGGGTGGGCGGCCTGCTGGCGCTCAACGCCGACTCGATCATCGCCGGATTGTACTCGAGCGAGTACGGCGCGGCGGCCTCGGCGCTGGCGATCTTGAGCGTGTCGATCATCTTCTTCGCGCTCTACTACGTCGCCACCACGATCATCATCGGCGCAGGGCGCCCCAGCGTGGCCGTGGTCATCATGGCCATCAGCCTGGCGATGAGCGCGGGGCTGAACTACTGGTTCGTCAACGAGGTGCACGACGAGACGGTCGCGCAACTCGACTGGACGCCGCTCGAGTCTCAGGAGGCCGCCACGGCCCAGGGCGCGGTCCAAAACGCCATCGCTGTGGCCCAAAACCGCGTCGACCTCGCCGGCCCGTACCTGCTCGAGGGGGCCAACTACATGGAGTCGGCCGCCGTCGCCACCACGATCGCGATGTTCGTCGGTTTTCTTCTGTCTTTGCTGTGGTTGTGGAAGAATTACGGGGCCGCCGCCCCGCCCATGACCGTGGTGCGGATCCTGGCGGCTCTGGGCGCGCTGTACGGCGTCGATTATCTGGTGCAACTGCCCACTGCCTGGGTCGCCGAGTACGGTAAAATTGGCTACCTGGGCATCGTCGCGGGTAAAATGGCGGCGATGGGGCTGTTGTTCTTGGTCGTATTGTTCGTGCTGCGGGAGTTCGGGGAGAAGGATTTGAACCGGGTGAAGGCGGTTATTGGTAAGAAGTGA
- a CDS encoding ABC transporter ATP-binding protein encodes MTTITAHNLTHAFGPTEVLRDVSLTIEPGESVALVGPNGAGKTTLMRTLAGLLDPQGGRVELDGEDLQHVDRRQVARKLSVVPQARPQVFEFSALEVVLMGFHARSGRFSLPSKDQKTRALQAMERLEVAHLAERAASVLSGGELQRVLMARTMVTEADTWLLDEPTASLDLRHQVALLDRVSEHCAEGGSALAVLHDLALVDRYFDRVVVLDAGRAVADGPTASTLTESLLSEVFEVPLRGGTVAGRKVWVVE; translated from the coding sequence TTGACGACGATTACAGCCCACAACCTCACCCACGCCTTCGGCCCGACCGAAGTCCTGCGCGACGTCTCGCTCACCATCGAGCCCGGCGAGTCGGTCGCCCTCGTCGGCCCCAACGGCGCGGGCAAGACGACGCTCATGCGCACGCTCGCCGGGCTGCTCGACCCGCAGGGGGGCCGTGTGGAGCTCGACGGCGAAGACCTGCAGCACGTCGACCGCCGCCAGGTCGCCCGCAAGTTGTCGGTGGTGCCGCAGGCGCGACCGCAGGTCTTCGAGTTCAGCGCGCTCGAGGTCGTCTTGATGGGCTTTCACGCCCGCTCCGGGCGCTTTTCGCTGCCCTCCAAAGACCAAAAGACGCGCGCCCTGCAGGCCATGGAGCGCCTCGAGGTCGCCCACTTGGCCGAGCGCGCCGCGTCGGTGTTGAGCGGCGGTGAGCTGCAGCGCGTGCTGATGGCCCGCACGATGGTCACCGAGGCCGATACCTGGCTGCTCGACGAGCCCACGGCGAGCCTCGACTTGCGCCACCAGGTCGCGCTGTTGGACCGCGTCTCGGAGCACTGCGCCGAGGGCGGCTCGGCGCTGGCCGTGCTGCACGACCTGGCGCTCGTCGACCGCTACTTCGACCGCGTCGTCGTCCTCGACGCCGGCCGCGCCGTCGCCGACGGGCCCACGGCGAGCACGCTCACCGAGTCTCTGTTGTCGGAGGTCTTCGAAGTGCCGCTCAGGGGCGGCACGGTGGCGGGACGGAAGGTGTGGGTGGTGGAGTGA
- a CDS encoding FecCD family ABC transporter permease, with amino-acid sequence MKRPTTPLTAPRLLVTVAISAVVAVGCGLVALAYGSSGFGGFEVIRGVLTGSLDAAQEAIVMQARLPRVVFAAIVGAALATSGAVFQTVLRNPLADPYILGISGGAALGGTIFMTLGSVAVATVTMGVPAAAFVGALGALALIFAVERWTPASRASNYVLLLTGVVFNAFASAIIMFLKSVVSAQKAQELLFYLMGSLAVEGTDAATIVACAAVVLACVVGLIWFARDLNALSLGDDDAAALGVPVTQVRRWTVGISSVAVAVAVAFSGLIGFVGLVVPHGIRLVVGPDHRVLLPTCALGGAGFLIVADLVARSAFGVFSSTLPVGVVTAAIGAPLFVFFLWRSMN; translated from the coding sequence GTGAAACGCCCCACTACACCGCTGACAGCCCCTCGGCTGCTCGTGACGGTGGCCATCTCGGCCGTCGTGGCGGTGGGCTGCGGGCTGGTGGCGCTCGCCTACGGAAGCTCGGGTTTTGGCGGCTTCGAGGTAATTCGCGGCGTGCTCACCGGCTCGCTCGACGCCGCCCAGGAGGCAATCGTCATGCAGGCGAGGTTGCCGCGCGTGGTCTTCGCGGCCATCGTGGGCGCCGCGCTGGCCACGAGCGGAGCGGTGTTCCAGACTGTGCTGCGAAACCCCCTGGCCGACCCCTATATCCTGGGCATCTCGGGCGGCGCAGCCCTGGGCGGCACGATCTTCATGACGCTGGGATCGGTCGCCGTCGCCACGGTCACCATGGGCGTGCCCGCGGCCGCCTTTGTGGGGGCGCTCGGCGCCCTGGCGCTGATCTTCGCCGTCGAGCGCTGGACGCCCGCCTCGCGCGCCTCCAACTACGTGCTCCTGCTCACCGGCGTGGTCTTCAACGCCTTTGCGAGCGCGATCATCATGTTTCTGAAGAGCGTCGTCTCGGCCCAAAAGGCCCAGGAGCTGCTGTTCTACTTGATGGGCTCGTTGGCCGTCGAAGGCACCGACGCCGCCACGATCGTCGCCTGCGCGGCGGTCGTCTTGGCCTGCGTGGTCGGCCTCATCTGGTTCGCCCGCGACCTGAACGCCCTGAGCCTGGGCGACGACGACGCCGCCGCGCTGGGCGTGCCGGTCACGCAGGTGCGCCGCTGGACGGTGGGCATCTCGAGCGTGGCGGTCGCCGTGGCGGTGGCGTTCTCGGGGCTTATCGGGTTCGTCGGTCTGGTCGTGCCGCACGGCATTCGGCTGGTCGTCGGCCCCGACCACCGCGTGCTGCTGCCCACGTGCGCCCTGGGCGGGGCGGGGTTTTTGATCGTGGCGGACTTGGTGGCGAGGAGTGCGTTCGGGGTGTTTTCGTCGACGTTGCCCGTCGGCGTGGTCACCGCGGCGATCGGCGCGCCGCTATTCGTGTTCTTTTTGTGGCGGTCGATGAATTAG
- a CDS encoding ABC transporter substrate-binding protein, translated as MVLLAVLAGCDKPSTTQKSANQTAASAGEGAPEVVVTDELPGRPERIVSLAPNVTEILFALDAGDRLVGVTRFCDYPAQAAEIPKVGGIVDVDLEAILAKEPDLVVGTSSGADPKIAKKLDDAGIPYGFVRMDNLAQTYRGIAKIGELVGAADKAEALAADMEAKMDRVADSARDGEHPRVLMIFGRNPLIAAGPGTFGHELVELAGGKNVLADAKAPYPKLDIEKVISLDPERIIDATMAGEGLDTEFWNQYPSIDAVERGHVYLIDDPVVLRPAPRLVDGLRTIREAIVGSASARK; from the coding sequence ATGGTGCTGTTGGCGGTGCTGGCCGGGTGTGACAAGCCGTCGACAACCCAGAAGTCGGCTAACCAGACAGCGGCGTCGGCCGGGGAGGGCGCTCCCGAGGTCGTCGTCACCGACGAGCTGCCCGGCCGGCCCGAGCGCATCGTGTCGCTGGCTCCCAACGTCACCGAGATCTTGTTCGCGCTCGACGCAGGCGACCGCCTCGTCGGGGTGACCCGCTTCTGCGATTATCCCGCCCAGGCCGCCGAGATCCCGAAGGTCGGCGGCATCGTCGACGTCGACCTCGAGGCGATTTTGGCCAAAGAGCCCGACCTGGTCGTGGGCACGAGCTCGGGGGCCGACCCCAAGATCGCCAAGAAGCTCGACGACGCCGGCATCCCCTACGGCTTCGTGCGCATGGACAACCTCGCCCAGACCTACCGGGGCATCGCCAAGATCGGCGAGCTCGTGGGCGCCGCCGACAAGGCCGAGGCGCTCGCGGCCGACATGGAGGCGAAGATGGACCGCGTCGCCGACAGCGCCCGCGACGGCGAGCACCCGCGGGTGCTCATGATCTTTGGGCGCAACCCGCTCATCGCCGCCGGCCCGGGCACCTTCGGCCACGAACTCGTCGAACTCGCCGGGGGCAAAAATGTCCTCGCCGACGCAAAAGCCCCCTATCCCAAGCTCGACATCGAGAAGGTCATCAGCCTCGACCCCGAGCGCATCATCGACGCCACGATGGCCGGCGAGGGCCTCGACACCGAGTTTTGGAACCAGTACCCCTCGATCGACGCCGTCGAGAGGGGCCACGTCTACTTGATCGACGACCCGGTCGTGCTGCGGCCCGCCCCGCGGCTGGTCGACGGCCTGCGCACGATTCGCGAGGCGATCGTCGGCTCTGCATCTGCTCGCAAATAA
- a CDS encoding MXAN_5187 C-terminal domain-containing protein, with translation MTPKDELSSSHFDAKLSEFEKKLERLYRTYEQYFIGVEKRPPHAQRREVVRMYRELEQLPMVKTAIKFRFRSLVQRFNSYKAYWNRTEKQIEEGTYHRDLARAKARQQRRQDQEQRHEPEERSGQAEDGAFEIDDLDLENLDLGSMEEELQQMDQRGEFEKYVGTQKMKRDGFPEDEQRGGQAPNQEFKPAPRGDGSGRPPQRGRQGSSSWERPKVDENVKQKKLAELQAKLGLSTRGNQSSQPNQPSQPNQPAQGGNNPFERSAEGPTQKARPENPSAPSRGADMSKLRKLRRAKERLEKEKQQRRSAPQRSSANRSVASQARSNRDNNSSRTTGSNRVIRRNSSASAGSGGFSEEKSRKIYNNLVEAKRRCKEDTSNLNYDTFKRTMEKQRSQIQKKKGARDVDFKVVIKDGRAFLKPETKK, from the coding sequence ATGACGCCGAAGGACGAGTTGTCGTCGTCGCATTTTGACGCCAAGCTGAGCGAATTCGAAAAGAAGCTCGAGCGGTTATACCGCACGTACGAGCAGTATTTTATCGGCGTCGAGAAGCGCCCTCCTCACGCCCAGCGCCGCGAGGTGGTGCGGATGTATCGGGAGCTCGAGCAGCTACCGATGGTCAAAACCGCCATCAAGTTCCGCTTCCGCAGCCTCGTGCAGCGTTTCAACAGCTACAAAGCGTACTGGAACCGCACCGAAAAGCAGATCGAAGAGGGGACCTACCACCGCGACCTGGCCCGCGCCAAGGCGCGCCAGCAGCGCCGTCAGGACCAAGAGCAGCGCCACGAGCCCGAAGAGCGCAGCGGCCAAGCCGAAGACGGCGCCTTCGAGATCGACGACCTCGACCTGGAGAATCTCGATCTGGGCAGCATGGAGGAAGAGCTCCAGCAGATGGACCAGCGCGGTGAGTTCGAGAAATACGTCGGCACGCAGAAGATGAAGCGCGACGGGTTTCCCGAAGATGAGCAGCGCGGCGGTCAAGCTCCCAACCAGGAGTTCAAGCCGGCGCCGCGCGGCGACGGCAGCGGGCGGCCCCCGCAGCGCGGGCGCCAGGGAAGCAGCAGCTGGGAGCGCCCGAAGGTCGACGAGAACGTCAAGCAAAAGAAGCTCGCCGAACTGCAGGCCAAGCTCGGCCTGTCGACGCGTGGCAACCAGTCCAGCCAGCCCAATCAGCCCAGCCAGCCCAATCAGCCGGCCCAGGGCGGCAACAATCCCTTCGAGCGCAGCGCCGAAGGTCCCACGCAAAAGGCGCGCCCCGAAAATCCCTCGGCCCCCAGCCGCGGCGCCGACATGTCAAAGCTGCGCAAGCTTCGTCGCGCCAAAGAACGCCTCGAGAAAGAAAAGCAACAACGCCGCTCGGCCCCGCAGCGCTCGAGCGCCAACCGCAGCGTGGCCAGCCAGGCGCGCAGCAACCGCGACAACAACAGCAGCCGCACCACCGGCTCCAACCGCGTCATCCGGCGCAACTCGAGCGCCTCGGCGGGCAGCGGCGGCTTCAGCGAAGAGAAGTCGCGCAAGATCTACAACAACCTCGTCGAGGCCAAGCGTCGCTGCAAAGAGGACACCAGCAACCTCAATTACGACACCTTCAAGCGCACCATGGAGAAGCAGCGCAGCCAGATTCAGAAGAAAAAAGGCGCGCGCGACGTCGATTTCAAAGTGGTGATCAAGGACGGGCGAGCATTTTTGAAGCCGGAGACCAAGAAGTGA
- the hflX gene encoding GTPase HflX — protein sequence MVDRTGDVEWVMVGDADRVYLPDIGRQRAASDRFRGIRLIRTSLDGNGNKVELSRDDLTDLSKLQLDMVMTISVSPSGEAGATKWAHLLPENPDDKIWEIHSEERPYDCFFDFEQFIRELESEFQRKADALIKTGQDPALLVFVATPDGRDEEIEIAELLELTRTAGVEVVDTIIQRRTRVHPKYAVGKGKIEEITLRALQLDCDLVIFAQDLTPGQLRAITDETDLKVIDRTQLILDIFAQRAKSRDGKIQVELAQLKYNLPRLHSKNTGMSRLTGGIGGRGPGETKLEINRRRAHDKIRDLEQEIEKLSQQREIRRKRRKRANIPIVSVVGYTNAGKSTLLNGLTESRVRSEDKLFATLRPTTRRLRYGDREEIILTDTVGFIHELPEDLVAAFKATLEELDEADLLLHLVDISNENFEERMEAVNRILRDIGLEDKEQLLVFNKIDQVEDKVVDALSRRFEAIPITALDLSTAEPLIDEIESRLFRQQRARAYSQA from the coding sequence TTGGTCGACCGCACAGGCGACGTCGAGTGGGTCATGGTCGGTGACGCCGACCGTGTCTACCTGCCCGATATCGGCCGCCAACGTGCCGCCTCGGACCGCTTTCGTGGCATCCGCCTCATCCGCACCAGCCTCGACGGCAACGGCAACAAGGTCGAGTTGTCGCGCGACGACCTGACTGACTTGTCGAAGCTGCAGCTCGACATGGTCATGACCATCTCGGTCAGCCCCAGCGGCGAGGCCGGCGCGACCAAGTGGGCACACCTGCTGCCCGAGAACCCCGACGACAAGATCTGGGAGATTCACTCCGAAGAGCGCCCCTACGACTGCTTCTTCGACTTCGAGCAGTTCATTCGCGAGCTCGAGAGCGAGTTCCAGCGCAAGGCCGACGCGCTCATCAAGACGGGCCAAGACCCGGCGCTTCTGGTCTTCGTGGCCACCCCCGACGGGCGCGACGAGGAGATCGAGATCGCCGAGCTCTTGGAGCTGACGCGCACCGCCGGCGTCGAGGTGGTCGACACGATCATCCAGCGCCGCACGCGGGTGCACCCCAAATACGCCGTCGGTAAGGGCAAGATCGAAGAGATCACGCTGCGCGCGCTGCAGCTCGACTGCGACCTGGTCATCTTCGCCCAGGACCTGACGCCCGGCCAGCTGCGCGCGATCACCGACGAGACCGACTTGAAGGTGATCGACCGCACCCAGCTCATCCTGGACATCTTCGCCCAGCGCGCCAAATCGCGTGACGGTAAGATTCAGGTCGAGCTCGCCCAGCTCAAGTACAACCTGCCGCGTCTGCACTCCAAGAATACCGGCATGAGCCGCCTCACCGGTGGCATCGGCGGGCGAGGCCCGGGTGAGACGAAGCTCGAGATCAACCGGCGTCGCGCTCACGACAAGATCCGCGACCTCGAACAAGAAATCGAAAAGCTCAGCCAGCAGCGCGAGATTCGGCGCAAGCGCCGCAAGCGCGCTAATATCCCCATCGTCAGCGTGGTCGGCTATACGAACGCCGGGAAATCGACGCTATTGAACGGGCTGACCGAGTCGCGCGTCCGAAGCGAGGACAAGCTCTTCGCCACGCTGCGCCCGACGACGCGCCGGCTGCGCTACGGCGACCGCGAAGAGATCATCTTGACCGACACCGTCGGTTTCATCCACGAGCTGCCCGAGGACCTGGTCGCCGCCTTCAAGGCGACCCTCGAGGAGCTCGACGAAGCCGACCTGCTCTTGCACCTGGTCGACATCTCCAACGAGAACTTCGAGGAGCGCATGGAGGCGGTCAACCGCATCCTGCGCGACATCGGCCTGGAGGACAAAGAGCAGCTTCTGGTCTTCAACAAGATCGACCAGGTCGAAGACAAGGTCGTCGACGCCCTCT